The Sulfolobus islandicus Y.N.15.51 sequence ATGAGATCAAATTTACTGAAGACCATTAATTCAGAATCATAATAATAAAGAAGTTCCTCTATCCATTTATATAACAGATTTTCTAAATCATACCCATTTAGATAAATTTCGCGGTATTCAATAGGCTTTACTTTTGAGGTATCTGTAATTATCTCAAAAACTCCTAATGCGGCATTTGAAAATGCTTCTTCCAATGATTTACCATACGCCCTAATACCAACATCTGCAGTATGTTCAAAGAATTCAAACGATCTCATATAACTTTATAACATTTCTTCGCATTAATAGTTATTTGATGATATAACATGGGAGGAAGACAAAAGACAACGTTATTTATGACAAAAGAGGTTAGAAAAGAGAAGAAGAGCAGTCAAACTAATCCTCAACCCGCTTCAAAATAAATTTGCTTATCACTAGTAGAACCAAAACGAGTAGAGTAGTGTAAATGATAACGTAATCGTTTTTTGAATATATAAAGGCTAGGATACTATCTATTAATATCAATATTATCATCAAATTACTGCTTTTCACTTTCCATCTCCTAAAATAGGTCTAATGGAAATGGAACTCTACCACTGGAGCCTCCAATTGCATTTCCTAATCCTAACGATATGCCAGCTAAAATACTCAAATAAAGCATGGGTATTATTATGAATATAATTACAAGTTCAGGAACTATGCCCGCTATTGTCGCAACCAATGTGTTCACATCCGTAATTGTGGATAATTGAGAACCTATTTGAGCCAATGATGTAGAGGACATTTCTTGAATAAAAACCGGTAAATACGGCAAACCGATATAAAAGGTAATTGCGGACGATATTAAAGTCCCACCTATACCCTTGCCTATCCTAAAAGGAAGTGATAATAAAAGAATACCAATTGCTATAAGTATCATATAGGATTGTTGTATGAATTCCCCAAGATCGATAAAGAACTGCAATAAAAATATTATATCGGTAATAAAAGATGAAAACTGAAGTAGTGGATCTGCAAGAAGAGCAAGAGCCATTGATATCTTTTCAGTAGTAATAATATAATATATACTCTTCACTTGAATGAGTGCACTAAACATATTAGCTTGTAACTGTAAAATTGAGGAAAAGAAACTACTCCAATCTACTCCAAGTAAACTTTGAATCTGACCTATGGCAAAAATTATAACGCC is a genomic window containing:
- a CDS encoding archease; amino-acid sequence: MRSFEFFEHTADVGIRAYGKSLEEAFSNAALGVFEIITDTSKVKPIEYREIYLNGYDLENLLYKWIEELLYYYDSELMVFSKFDLMIDQDSMTLEGKAWGEKFNGKIHERRTVVKAMTYHQLSIEKTENCYVITFVVDI
- the cedA gene encoding DNA import protein CedA, with product MSSGYSPFYILYIAMNIATLTYTIGSLFYGLPIPIYGLKKWGPRMMSDAIYAAVWINIYGVIIFAIGQIQSLLGVDWSSFFSSILQLQANMFSALIQVKSIYYIITTEKISMALALLADPLLQFSSFITDIIFLLQFFIDLGEFIQQSYMILIAIGILLLSLPFRIGKGIGGTLISSAITFYIGLPYLPVFIQEMSSTSLAQIGSQLSTITDVNTLVATIAGIVPELVIIFIIIPMLYLSILAGISLGLGNAIGGSSGRVPFPLDLF